A single region of the Puniceicoccus vermicola genome encodes:
- a CDS encoding bifunctional 4-hydroxy-2-oxoglutarate aldolase/2-dehydro-3-deoxy-phosphogluconate aldolase, whose product MLDLEANPIIPVIVLDDANDAEPLAEALLEGGLKIIEITFRTAAAAESISRIVQRFPEMVVGAGTVVTEKQAKEAIDAGSQFGLAPGTDPKTLEIFRGAGIPFIPGIATPSDIQAAYREGCQYMKFFPAGPMGGVKMLKALSAPYGNLGIRFCPTGGVSLDNMEEYLSLPSVFAVGGSWIATKQDISEKNWKIITENATQALSKISK is encoded by the coding sequence ATGCTCGACCTTGAAGCAAACCCAATCATCCCCGTCATCGTCCTCGACGATGCTAACGACGCCGAACCACTGGCCGAAGCTCTCTTGGAGGGTGGCCTAAAGATCATTGAGATCACTTTCCGGACCGCAGCCGCTGCGGAATCCATCTCGCGGATCGTCCAACGGTTTCCAGAGATGGTCGTCGGAGCCGGAACTGTAGTCACAGAGAAACAGGCGAAAGAAGCCATCGACGCCGGTAGCCAATTCGGACTCGCCCCGGGAACGGATCCCAAGACTCTCGAAATTTTCCGCGGAGCGGGTATCCCCTTTATTCCGGGAATCGCAACTCCCTCTGACATTCAGGCAGCTTACCGCGAAGGATGTCAGTATATGAAATTTTTCCCAGCGGGCCCGATGGGCGGCGTGAAAATGTTGAAAGCCCTCTCGGCTCCCTACGGCAACCTCGGAATCCGCTTCTGTCCCACCGGAGGCGTCAGTCTCGACAACATGGAAGAGTACCTCTCCCTCCCCTCCGTTTTCGCCGTAGGAGGCAGCTGGATTGCGACAAAACAAGATATCTCCGAAAAAAACTGGAAAATTATTACAGAAAACGCTACACAAGCCCTTTCGAAAATATCCAAATAA